One Falco peregrinus isolate bFalPer1 chromosome 6, bFalPer1.pri, whole genome shotgun sequence DNA segment encodes these proteins:
- the POPDC2 gene encoding popeye domain-containing protein 2 isoform X1 — protein sequence MTIRFDRRTAGEGGEWGRMSASSLSWDQVILQPPVCDAWKEIMEGAAYHLASCIVLLGYMGGSGIFGSLYIFGFLAPGYFCYALWGWLSACGLDIFTWNMVLVLACLLQLAHLAYRLRRDTIPEEFDLLYKTMYLPLQVPLEVYKEIVKCCEEQVQSLVRDQNYAVEGKTPIDRLSLLLSGRVRVSQDGQFLHYVFPYQFLDSPEWESLRPSEEGTFQVTLTAETDCSFITWPRKKLYLLLRKDRYIARLFSSHLGYDISEKLYSLNEKLFAKFGLRFDIRLPSLYHVLGPASSEGESEDCEEPPPASGQAVSEPPPQPPPPPPPAPRPRASRPDSDLLGEDSTSLVLEDFAELPGSFMDYVSEGEYMK from the exons ATGACAATTCGTTTTGATCGCAGGACGGCCGGGgagggtggggagtggggaaggaTGAGCGCAAGCAGCCTCTCTTGGGACCAGGTTATTCTCCAGCCTCCGGTGTGTGATGCCTGGAAGGAGATTATGGAGGGAGCAGCCTACCATCTGGCCAGCTGCATCGTCCTCCTGGGTTACATGGGGGGAAGTGGCATCTTTGGGTCCCTCTATATCTTTGGCTTCCTGGCCCCAGGCTACTTCTGCTAtgctctgtggggctggctgaGTGCCTGCGGGCTGGATATCTTCACCTGGAACATGGTGCTCGTCCTCGCCTGCTTGCTTCAGCTGGCTCACCTGGCTTACCGGCTCCGCAGAGACACCATCCCAGAAGAGTTTGACCTCCTCTACAAGACCATGTACCTGCCCTTGCAGGTGCCCCTGGAAGTCTACAAAGAAATCGTGAAGTGCTGTGAAGAACAAGTCCAGTCACTAGTCAGAGACCAGAATTACGCGGTGGAGGGCAAGACGCCCATTGACCGCCTCTCATTGCTGCTGTCTGGCAG GGTCCGAGTGAGCCAGGACGGACAATTCCTTCACTATGTCTTTCCGTACCAGTTCCTGGATTCTCCAGAATGGGAGTCGCTGCGACCCTCTGAGGAAGGAACTTTCCAG gtCACGCTGACGGCTGAGACCGACTGCAGCTTCATCACCTGGCCAAGGAAGAAGCTGTATCTCCTTCTGAGGAAGGACCGCTACATTGCCCGGCTCTTCTCCTCCCACCTGGGCTACGACATCTCAGAGAAGCTCTATTCCCTCAACGAGAAGCTTTTCGCCAAGTTTGGCCTTCGCTTCGACATCCGCTTGCCCAGCCTCTACCACGTCCTCGGGCCAGCCTCCTCGGAGGGGGAGTCGGAGGACTGTGAGGAGCCGCCGCCTGCCTCTGGCCAGGCTGTCTCTGAGCCCCCTCCGCAgccaccgccaccaccaccgCCGGCTCCACGCCCCCGGGCATCCCGGCCCGACAGTGACCTGCTGGGTGAGGACTCCACCAGTCTTGTCTTGGAAGATTTTGCTGAGTTGCCGGGGTCTTTTATGGACTATGTGAGCGAAGGGGAGTATATGAAGTGA
- the POPDC2 gene encoding popeye domain-containing protein 2 isoform X2, translating into MTIRFDRRTAGEGGEWGRMSASSLSWDQVILQPPVCDAWKEIMEGAAYHLASCIVLLGYMGGSGIFGSLYIFGFLAPGYFCYALWGWLSACGLDIFTWNMVLVLACLLQLAHLAYRLRRDTIPEEFDLLYKTMYLPLQVPLEVYKEIVKCCEEQVQSLVRDQNYAVEGKTPIDRLSLLLSGRVRVSQDGQFLHYVFPYQFLDSPEWESLRPSEEGTFQVTLTAETDCSFITWPRKKLYLLLRKDRYIARLFSSHLGYDISEKLYSLNEKLFAKFGLRFDIRLPSLYHVLGPASSEGESEDCEEPPPASGQAVSEPPPQPPPPPPPAPRPRASRPDSDLLASGNLLRSSPHPLCKGRAPLAPTQTPEL; encoded by the exons ATGACAATTCGTTTTGATCGCAGGACGGCCGGGgagggtggggagtggggaaggaTGAGCGCAAGCAGCCTCTCTTGGGACCAGGTTATTCTCCAGCCTCCGGTGTGTGATGCCTGGAAGGAGATTATGGAGGGAGCAGCCTACCATCTGGCCAGCTGCATCGTCCTCCTGGGTTACATGGGGGGAAGTGGCATCTTTGGGTCCCTCTATATCTTTGGCTTCCTGGCCCCAGGCTACTTCTGCTAtgctctgtggggctggctgaGTGCCTGCGGGCTGGATATCTTCACCTGGAACATGGTGCTCGTCCTCGCCTGCTTGCTTCAGCTGGCTCACCTGGCTTACCGGCTCCGCAGAGACACCATCCCAGAAGAGTTTGACCTCCTCTACAAGACCATGTACCTGCCCTTGCAGGTGCCCCTGGAAGTCTACAAAGAAATCGTGAAGTGCTGTGAAGAACAAGTCCAGTCACTAGTCAGAGACCAGAATTACGCGGTGGAGGGCAAGACGCCCATTGACCGCCTCTCATTGCTGCTGTCTGGCAG GGTCCGAGTGAGCCAGGACGGACAATTCCTTCACTATGTCTTTCCGTACCAGTTCCTGGATTCTCCAGAATGGGAGTCGCTGCGACCCTCTGAGGAAGGAACTTTCCAG gtCACGCTGACGGCTGAGACCGACTGCAGCTTCATCACCTGGCCAAGGAAGAAGCTGTATCTCCTTCTGAGGAAGGACCGCTACATTGCCCGGCTCTTCTCCTCCCACCTGGGCTACGACATCTCAGAGAAGCTCTATTCCCTCAACGAGAAGCTTTTCGCCAAGTTTGGCCTTCGCTTCGACATCCGCTTGCCCAGCCTCTACCACGTCCTCGGGCCAGCCTCCTCGGAGGGGGAGTCGGAGGACTGTGAGGAGCCGCCGCCTGCCTCTGGCCAGGCTGTCTCTGAGCCCCCTCCGCAgccaccgccaccaccaccgCCGGCTCCACGCCCCCGGGCATCCCGGCCCGACAGTGACCTGCTGG cctcTGGAAACCTTCTCCGGAGTTCTCCCCATCCTCTCTGCAAAGGACGAGCTCCGTTGGCTCCCACTCAGACCCCCGAACTCTAG